The following coding sequences lie in one Fibrobacter sp. UWH4 genomic window:
- a CDS encoding ATP-binding protein, whose translation MDNAVINPFLTSGYLSAEYFCDREEETKKLTRLLTNGNNVALISSRRMGKTGLIRHCFAQPKIVRSYNTFIIDIYATKNLGDLVYEMGRQIVSALKPRGKKAIESFVDAVKSLRAGISFDVQGLPSWNVELGDVQTPAITLEEIFAYIESADKPCLIAIDEFQSISSYPEKNIEATLRTYIQNCHNANFVFAGSERTMMGEIFVSAARPFYQSVSIMNLNVIPEGKYSEFIKYHFEKNGRKIDDDSIHEAYARFGGVTWYIQKIMNYAYSITDKGCAFYVAQLDETVEDIVEENSEIYKNMLFLLTPPQKMLLIAIGKEGRVSQITGRQFLKKYSLSASSVQKALTALLEKQIVTNNQGVYEVYDRFMTIWLSWG comes from the coding sequence ATGGATAATGCCGTAATCAATCCTTTTTTGACATCTGGTTATTTGAGTGCAGAGTATTTCTGTGACCGTGAAGAAGAAACTAAGAAACTTACCCGTTTGCTTACGAATGGCAATAATGTGGCGTTGATATCTTCACGCCGCATGGGAAAAACTGGGCTCATTAGGCACTGCTTTGCGCAACCGAAAATCGTCCGTAGTTATAACACCTTTATAATTGATATTTACGCGACCAAGAATCTTGGCGATTTAGTCTATGAGATGGGACGCCAGATTGTGAGTGCGTTAAAGCCGCGCGGCAAGAAGGCTATTGAATCTTTTGTTGATGCCGTAAAATCCTTGAGGGCAGGAATATCTTTTGATGTGCAAGGGTTACCTTCGTGGAATGTTGAACTTGGCGATGTCCAGACTCCGGCAATTACGTTAGAAGAGATCTTTGCGTATATTGAAAGTGCAGATAAGCCGTGCTTGATAGCTATTGACGAGTTTCAGTCTATTTCGAGCTATCCGGAAAAGAATATTGAAGCGACTTTACGCACTTATATACAGAATTGCCATAATGCGAATTTTGTCTTTGCGGGTTCTGAACGGACAATGATGGGCGAAATTTTTGTATCGGCGGCGCGTCCTTTTTACCAAAGTGTGTCCATTATGAATTTGAATGTAATTCCCGAAGGTAAGTATTCTGAATTTATAAAGTACCACTTTGAAAAGAATGGACGAAAAATTGATGATGATTCAATTCATGAGGCGTATGCGCGATTTGGCGGTGTGACGTGGTACATCCAGAAAATCATGAATTATGCCTATTCCATTACGGATAAAGGCTGTGCTTTTTATGTTGCCCAATTAGATGAAACAGTAGAGGATATCGTTGAGGAAAATTCTGAGATATACAAGAATATGCTGTTCCTTTTGACGCCCCCGCAAAAAATGCTCCTCATTGCAATCGGAAAAGAAGGGCGTGTTTCGCAAATTACAGGCCGTCAGTTCTTAAAGAAATACAGCCTTTCTGCAAGTAGTGTCCAAAAGGCGTTAACGGCCTTGCTCGAAAAGCAGATTGTTACGAATAACCAAGGTGTTTATGAAGTTTACGACAGGTTTATGACGATATGGCTCAGCTGGGGGTGA